The genomic stretch GGCAACGCGACCATGACCGACATCGCCTTCAACCCGGCGGGTCAACTGTTCGGCATCTCGTTCACCGGGTTCTATTCCATCAATCCCACCACCGCGGCCGCGACCTTCATCGGGAATCATTCCGTGCCGGGTGGCAACGCCCTGGTGTTCGCCGCTGACGGAACGCTGTACGCGGCCGGGTTCAGCTCGACGTCTCTCTTCACCATCAACCCGGCGACGGGAGCGGGCACCAGCCTCGGGAATATATCCGCCGCGTCCGGTGGCGACCTGGCCTTCAATGGGGGCGAGCTGTTCCTGGCCACTACTTCGAGTCAGCTGTTCCATATCAATTTGGCGAATCTCGCGGCCTCGGCGGCCGTCGGGTCGTTCGGTGTTAGCAATGTCTTCGGATTGGCGACCGGTGACAACGGCGTCCTCTACGCGGTCGCGGGCACCAACGTCTACACGGTCGACACCGCGACCGGCGCCGCGACCAATCCCGTCGACTTTGGCGGCCACGGCCTGTTCAGCGCAAACGGACAGAGCTTCTTCACCGAGTCCGGCGCGCCCGTGCCAACTCCGGTACCCGAGCCCGCCACCCTCCTCCTTCTTGGCAGCTCGTTGACCGCGGCCGGGTTGGCGGCGTGGCGGAGGCGGAGACCGGAACGCGTCGAGTAGGCTCGGTTTCTCAGGCGGGCAGATACAGCCGGGCGACGTGATCGTCCGTCACCAGCCCGTCGGGACTCACCGTGAAGTTCGAGACGATCAAACCCTGCGCCCCCGCCAGGCCGCCGTCGCCGTGCGTGATGCGCCACATGACGACCCCGTGGCTGCCCTCTCCGTTCGGAGCCGGGCCCACGTAGCCGCGGCCGACCGTATCGAAGGAGATGGAGCCCGCGCGTCCGTAGGTGATGGTGCCGTCCTCGACGAAAAAGCCGTCGGGCGAGCGCTCTACCCGCGACTCGAGAACCGCGG from Candidatus Methylomirabilota bacterium encodes the following:
- a CDS encoding PEP-CTERM sorting domain-containing protein, which translates into the protein MVMTKGAGMLRILVIALALVSLHTGIAPAAPVMHVDDSANNLGKVDVATGTVSVIGNMGNATMTDIAFNPAGQLFGISFTGFYSINPTTAAATFIGNHSVPGGNALVFAADGTLYAAGFSSTSLFTINPATGAGTSLGNISAASGGDLAFNGGELFLATTSSQLFHINLANLAASAAVGSFGVSNVFGLATGDNGVLYAVAGTNVYTVDTATGAATNPVDFGGHGLFSANGQSFFTESGAPVPTPVPEPATLLLLGSSLTAAGLAAWRRRRPERVE